In Apium graveolens cultivar Ventura chromosome 10, ASM990537v1, whole genome shotgun sequence, the following are encoded in one genomic region:
- the LOC141688806 gene encoding uncharacterized protein LOC141688806 — protein sequence MGEKEDKKKKKKQKHQHPNDQTTKQPSSDYSFKPVSDVKGLRFGGQFIVKSFTIRRARPLELLRLLSLEKLFDTKNSTFPSTTAYLPTNFTILAHHAWHTLTLGLGTKKSKIVLFVFESEKMKTAMDRIWPPEIPLGEVNKKLIRGSSGYEMARFKFRKGCITFYVYAVRRVGNLGFSCADDLRLILEYVVALNDFLDHTAMLAMPNQRSLNYDATTAQVAMAH from the coding sequence ATGGGAGAAAAAGAAGacaagaagaaaaaaaagaagcaAAAGCACCAACACCCAAATGACCAGACTACAAAACAACCCTCATCAGATTACTCATTCAAGCCGGTTTCTGATGTAAAAGGCCTCCGTTTCGGAGGCCAATTCATCGTAAAATCATTCACAATCCGTCGTGCACGCCCTCTAGAGCTCCTTCGTCTTCTCTCCCTCGAAAAATTATTCGATACAAAAAATTCTACTTTTCCATCTACAACAGCTTATTTGCCAACGAACTTCACAATCTTAGCTCACCATGCATGGCATACTCTAACCCTAGGGCTTGGTACAAAGAAGTCTAAGATTGTATTATTCGTATTCGAATCCGAGAAAATGAAGACGGCCATGGATCGAATATGGCCACCGGAAATACCACTTGGAGAAGTGAACAAGAAGTTGATTAGGGGATCAAGTGGATACGAAATGGCGAGGTTTAAATTTAGAAAAGGGTGCATTACTTTTTATGTGTATGCTGTACGGAGAGTTGGGAACCTTGGATTTTCATGTGCAGATGATCTTAGGTTAATTTTAGAATATGTGGTTGCTTTAAATGATTTCTTGGATCACACTGCTATGCTTGCTATGCCTAATCAGAGAAGTTTAAATTACGATGCTACCACTGCTCAGGTTGCTATGGCTCATTAA